The following proteins are encoded in a genomic region of Spirosoma sp. SC4-14:
- a CDS encoding DMT family transporter: MNYFYILFAFLVGIAITVQAGVNANLRHAVGSPILAAVISFGSGFICLVLMFLASGGSLPSLETVKQISWWKWMGGAMGAVYMITVIVSVQKIGTANMVSLSVAGQLLAAMVLDHYGLLGFSLHPANSWRILGILFIMAGVLLVVRN; encoded by the coding sequence ATGAACTACTTCTATATCCTCTTCGCCTTTCTGGTTGGTATTGCCATTACGGTTCAGGCAGGTGTTAATGCGAATCTTCGTCATGCAGTGGGTAGCCCTATTCTGGCCGCCGTCATTTCATTCGGCTCAGGTTTTATCTGTCTGGTACTGATGTTTCTGGCTTCGGGTGGTTCGCTGCCGTCGCTCGAAACGGTTAAACAAATCAGTTGGTGGAAATGGATGGGGGGAGCCATGGGGGCGGTATACATGATAACCGTCATTGTTAGTGTACAAAAAATAGGTACAGCCAACATGGTTAGCCTCAGTGTGGCCGGACAACTACTAGCCGCTATGGTTCTGGATCATTATGGCTTACTGGGCTTTTCGCTGCATCCGGCCAATAGCTGGCGGATTCTTGGCATCCTCTTCATTATGGCGGGGGTGCTGCTGGTGGTTAGAAACTAA